In one Sphingobacterium daejeonense genomic region, the following are encoded:
- the lptC gene encoding LPS export ABC transporter periplasmic protein LptC, producing MHFAPIKISRILPLTIVLLGAILSIACENDTKDIDRLANIKAEEAVDISKDVTVIYSDSAKVKAELKAPEMRVYHDSTGNYEFKKGVLIIFFDEHAKEMQRVTSEYALQKKLEGLTEFRNNVVITKVDGTVIKTEELIYDENNKKYYGSQPITAEYNDGRTSAQGTSFTANEDFNDIRFMNGTAIHYPSSDSQLPSFGN from the coding sequence TGTTTTGCTAGGGGCAATCTTGTCAATTGCCTGTGAAAATGACACCAAGGATATTGACCGTTTGGCCAATATTAAGGCGGAGGAGGCTGTTGATATCTCCAAGGACGTAACTGTTATTTATAGTGATTCTGCGAAGGTAAAGGCGGAGTTGAAAGCACCCGAGATGCGTGTTTATCATGACAGCACTGGGAACTATGAATTTAAGAAAGGAGTTTTGATCATCTTTTTTGATGAGCATGCCAAGGAGATGCAACGGGTAACCTCGGAGTATGCTTTGCAGAAGAAACTTGAGGGATTGACTGAATTCCGCAACAATGTTGTGATCACTAAGGTTGATGGGACTGTTATTAAGACGGAGGAGTTGATTTACGACGAAAACAACAAGAAGTATTACGGTAGCCAACCAATTACAGCGGAGTACAACGATGGTCGCACCTCAGCACAGGGGACCTCCTTTACTGCGAATGAAGACTTTAATGACATCCGTTTTATGAATGGTACAGCAATTCATTATCCTAGTTCGGACTCACAATTGCCTTCATTTGGGAACTAG